In Procambarus clarkii isolate CNS0578487 chromosome 5, FALCON_Pclarkii_2.0, whole genome shotgun sequence, the following are encoded in one genomic region:
- the LOC138351316 gene encoding hepatitis A virus cellular receptor 1-like → MTVQKTLEADVISPPSRRHLVCKNDEFRPPTVAIPSTVVVPPTVAIPSTVVVPPTVAIPSTVVVPPTVAIPSTVVVPPTVAIPSTVVVPPTVAIPSTVVVPPTVAIPSTVVVPPTVAIPSTVVVPPTVAIPSTVPIPPTVATPPTVVIPHTVALAPTVAIPPTVTIPPTVVIPPTVIIAPTVAIPPTVAIPPTVAMGPTATIPSSVDIPPTIFMAPTVAVAPTVAIPPTVAVAPTVAIPPTVAMAPTVVMAPTVAIPPTVAIPPTVAMGPTVAIPPTVGILPTAAMAHSVAIPPTVAIPPTVFYYFFNEFV, encoded by the coding sequence TGCAAAAATGACGAATTCCGACCTCCCACTGTTGCTATACCTTCCACTGTTGTTGTACCTCCCACTGTTGCTATACCTTCCACTGTTGTTGTACCTCCCACTGTTGCTATACCTTCTACTGTTGTTGTACCTCCCACTGTTGCTATACCTTCCACTGTTGTTGTACCTCCCACTGTTGCTATACCTTCCACTGTTGTTGTACCTCCCACTGTTGCTATACCTTCCACTGTTGTTGTACCTCCCACTGTTGCTATACCTTCCACTGTTGTTGTACCTCCCACTGTTGCTATACCTTCCACTGTTGTTGTACCTCCCACTGTTGCTATACCTTCTACTGTTCCTATACCTCCCACTGTTGCTACGCCTCCCACTGTTGTTATACCTCATACTGTTGCTTTGGCTCCCACTGTTGCTATACCTCCCACTGTTACAATACCTCCCACTGTTGTTATACCTCCCACTGTTATAATAGCCCCTACTGTTGCTATACCTCCCACTGTTGCTATACCTCCCACTGTTGCTATGGGTCCCACTGCTACTATACCTTCCTCTGTTGATATACCTCCCACTATTTTTATGGCTCCCACTGTTGCTGTAGCTCCCACTGTTGCTATACCTCCCACTGTTGCTGTAGCTCCCACTGTTGCTATACCTCCCACTGTTGCTATGGCTCCCACGGTTGTTATGGCTCCAACTGTTGCTATACCTCCCACTGTTGCTATACCTCCCACTGTTGCTATGGGTCCCACTGTTGCTATAcctcccactgttggtatactTCCTACTGCTGCTATGGCTCATAGTGTTGCTATACCTCCAACTGTTGCTATACCTCCCACTGTATTTTATTACTTTTTCAATG